Proteins encoded within one genomic window of Panicum virgatum strain AP13 chromosome 1N, P.virgatum_v5, whole genome shotgun sequence:
- the LOC120656197 gene encoding uncharacterized protein LOC120656197: MAPRSRLLDLETDDALFFYDGACHYSDRVGVAARAVVFLAAALLLHLVAPFRHAAAACGGLYGAYCFLIDHTTRRARSRSSSSAGPLPRATTRRVMASCGGAGIVCSK, from the coding sequence ATGGCGCCTCGCAGCCGCCTCCTCGACCTGGAGACAGACGACGCGCTCTTCTTCTACGACGGCGCCTGCCACTACAGTGACCGCGTCGGCGTGGCCGCCCGCGCTGTcgtcttcctcgccgccgccctgctcctccACCTCGTCGCCCCATtccggcacgccgccgccgcctgcggggGCCTCTACGGCGCCTACTGCTTTCTCATCGACCACACCACGCGGCGGGCACGCTCGCGGTCTTCCTCTTCCGCTGGACCGCTCCCTCGCGCCACTACTCGGCGCGTGATGGCCAGCTGCGGTGGAGCAGGAATCGTGTGTTCGAAATGA
- the LOC120653595 gene encoding uncharacterized protein LOC120653595, with amino-acid sequence MAPRSRLLDLERDDVLSFNGAYDRSDDVGATAHALVFWHIFLVVAALLFLHLVAPFPHAAAVCTGPYVVAYCFLLYRAVRPSSAGCTIGQNSWYERYIDL; translated from the exons ATGGCGCCTCGCAGCCGGCTCCTCGACCTGGAGAGGGACGACGTGCTCTCCTTCAACGGCGCCTACGACCGCAGCGACGACGTAGGCGCGACCGCCCACGCGCTCGTCTTCTGGCACAtcttcctcgtcgtcgccgccctaCTGTTCCTCCACCTCGTCGCCCCGTTCCCgcatgccgccgccgtctgcACAGGGCCCTACGTCGTCGCCTACTGCTTCCTCCTCTACCGCGCGGTGCGGCCTTCCTCTGCCGGCTGTACGATCGGGCAGAACTCATGG TATGAGCGATATATTGATCTGTGA